CCCGACCTTGCAATTGAAAGTATTTAATAACAGCTAAGGCACTCCATGTTTTTCCAAGACCAACGGCATCTGCAAGTATTGATCCGTTGCATTTTTGAAGCATTTTAATCAGGCTTAATACCCCTTTTTTTTGGAATTCGTAAAGCGCATTATAAATTACACTGTTTTCTAACCTACCTATTTGCCTGTTAAACTCAGGATTATTTTCTTCTTCCAGAAGTTGATTGCCAAATAATTCAAATAAGATTTTATAGTATATCTCTCTCGGAGTGTATTTAATAAAAATCTTTTCTATTTCACCTATTAGGTATTTTTTAAAGTCAATTTTTGTGTGTTTTCCATCTTTGTGAATTATTGTCTTATCGGTATGAGCTTGAGGTTTAACCCACAAAGATTCAAACCAATATACCAATTCCTTGTATTGGTTATTGTTGCCGGTTTCTGCAATATTTAGCTCAACATTATTTGTGTGCTTTAATCCGATTCCGGCTTCGGTAAGATTTGAGCTTCCCGAAACAAAATATTTATCTCTGTCGTCGTCTTTGGCCGGATGGAACAGATAATTTTTTGCATGGCAAAAATTTGGTTCTAATGTCTTTGCCAATACTTTATCTTGTTTTAAGAAATTCACTGCTTCTTGTGAAACACTGTTTAATTTCAACGCTGCTTCAATCGAGATATTTTCGTTTAATAAATCAAGTGGTCGATTTTCTTCTAAGTCAACATTAACAATGTCCCCAAGCACCAAACGGAAGTCACTAATTTTATCGTTTACTTGTCTTGACAACCACGCTAAAGCTCCAATTGTAAAGTATCCCGTTACTAAATCAAATTTTCCCTCTTCTGTATATTTGGAAATCCACTGGTGGACTTTTAATTCTTTGTTTTCATTATCGAGGATCATCTATTGCTCTTTTTCTGTTTGGATTAGGTCTTTTGGGTCAACATCAAGGATTTTTGCTATCTCAAATAACACTTCAAATCTTGGCTGTTGTCTGTTTTGCACATAGCTGTTAACCATGTTATAGCTCTTACCTAATTGCTCAGCCAACTATTTTTGTTTAATTCCTTTTTGTTCCGGAGCTTCTTTTATTCTGTTCATTCCGTTTAAATTTTGGTCAACTAAAATAGAAAAGTTTGAATAAATATCTTGTTTTTTGTGATATTATTTACCGAACTCGTTTGGACTTTTTGGGTTTAAGCGAACATTAGAAGTTTTTAGGGCTGTTGAAGGCTTTTTTGAGTTGCATGCACCGCTACGGAAGGAAAAAAAGCTAAAAACAGCCCTAAAAACACCCATTTTTTAGCAAATTGAAAAAGTTTAAATGAGTTCTTTTAGTAAATTTGTATACTCTATATAATAGAGTTAAAAGTTTTGAAAGCCCCGAGTTAAAAGTTTGCTCAACCTTTTTAAAACACTGAAAAAGAGCATCCTTTTTTTGAGAAAAAAGTTAAAAAAGAGATCTTTGCAGAATTGATTTAGCAAAAAGTTCGACGCCCGAAGAACATTTTCAACCGGAATAATCTGGTGGTTTTGAGGATTTAAAATTTTCGAGAAGGGAGAAATTTGAAGTCAAATCAATTCAAACACAGAATATATCACTATTTTGGCAATGGACTCAATAATATAACTAAGTAATAGATGAGTACTCTAAAAACGATTCAATCCGCATTAATTTCTGTTTTTCATAAAGAGGGTTTAGCGCCTGTTGTAAAAAAATTAAATGACTTCGGTGTAACTATTTATTCAACCGGAGGAACGGAGAGGTTTATCGCTGAGCTTGGCATATCGGTTATTCCTATAGAAGATGTAACTTCATATCCTTCCATTCTTGGAGGTAGAGTAAAAACATTGCATCCAAAAGTATTTGGAGGTATTTTAAACAGACAGGATCACAAAGGAGATATCGCCCAAATGAATGAATTTCAAATTCCCCAGTTAGATTTGGTCATTGTAGATTTATATCCTTTTGAAAAAACAATTGCTTCGGGTGCCGATGAGCAAGGCATCATAGAAAAAATTGATATCGGTGGAATTTCTTTAATAAGAGCTGCTGCAAAGAATTTTAAAGACACATTTATCATTTCATCGATGGATCAATATGAAGCATTTTTAGAACTAATCTCCGGTAATG
This window of the Flavobacteriaceae bacterium genome carries:
- a CDS encoding DUF2806 domain-containing protein → MILDNENKELKVHQWISKYTEEGKFDLVTGYFTIGALAWLSRQVNDKISDFRLVLGDIVNVDLEENRPLDLLNENISIEAALKLNSVSQEAVNFLKQDKVLAKTLEPNFCHAKNYLFHPAKDDDRDKYFVSGSSNLTEAGIGLKHTNNVELNIAETGNNNQYKELVYWFESLWVKPQAHTDKTIIHKDGKHTKIDFKKYLIGEIEKIFIKYTPREIYYKILFELFGNQLLEEENNPEFNRQIGRLENSVIYNALYEFQKKGVLSLIKMLQKCNGSILADAVGLGKTWSALAVIKYFQLQGREVLLLCPREFGIYPTKKIYNRILLKEERRQRNIDSIVARAIEFAREREASENPVDPDWIVEFFNITQDCSHEKMQYLWAKILAGEVKNPSSFSKRTLNLLKSISSDEAELFSLLSNCLWNLHGEGVSNSKMLITDSDENSEYSDLHWGFDRRDIYLLEDLGLIEESIYILNTSKYSYQLDFFNIKHSVKSSKKRTELDILRLTKVGEEIYSIVQKEMNLTYYEHIMNYLKTNKMID